The Pseudomonas baetica genome includes a region encoding these proteins:
- a CDS encoding DUF4440 domain-containing protein translates to MRFLRSVPLAALVLVVATNAHAKSEVCHATSEKQITSLFDRWNASLQTGEPKKVVANYARKSILLPTVSNKPRLTAEEKEDYFAPFLLRKPVGTIDSRFIEIDCNSAIDAGLYTFKFADGSEAKARYTFTYKWNGKQWLISSHHSSAMPEKN, encoded by the coding sequence ATGCGTTTTTTGCGTTCCGTCCCTTTGGCAGCTCTTGTTCTTGTCGTTGCAACAAATGCCCATGCCAAGTCTGAGGTATGTCATGCTACTTCCGAGAAGCAAATTACCTCTTTATTCGATCGCTGGAATGCATCGTTGCAAACTGGAGAGCCCAAGAAGGTTGTTGCCAACTATGCTAGGAAATCAATCCTGCTACCTACGGTTTCTAACAAACCACGCCTGACCGCAGAAGAGAAGGAAGACTACTTCGCACCTTTTCTCCTTCGTAAGCCAGTGGGGACGATCGACAGTCGTTTTATCGAAATCGACTGCAATAGTGCGATCGATGCAGGCTTGTATACATTCAAGTTTGCAGACGGTTCAGAAGCGAAGGCCCGCTATACATTCACCTACAAGTGGAATGGCAAACAATGGCTTATTTCCAGTCACCACTCGTCCGCCATGCCGGAAAAGAACTAA
- a CDS encoding cell wall hydrolase: MTATEKDRDVLARTLWGEARGESLAGQVAVAWAIRNRVNDGNAKSWWGEGYAGVCQKPYQFSCWNKNDPNFAYLSGAKPIPFREFAQAQIAADQVLAGKVPDPTGGATHYYATTMPKAPAWTAKAKQTLKLGRHLFFRDVP, from the coding sequence ATGACTGCAACCGAAAAAGACCGCGATGTCCTAGCCCGAACGCTGTGGGGGGAGGCACGCGGCGAAAGCCTGGCCGGCCAAGTGGCAGTGGCTTGGGCGATCCGTAACCGCGTGAACGACGGCAACGCCAAGTCGTGGTGGGGCGAGGGTTATGCCGGCGTGTGCCAGAAGCCGTATCAGTTCAGCTGCTGGAACAAGAACGACCCGAACTTTGCCTATCTGAGCGGCGCGAAGCCGATCCCGTTTCGCGAGTTTGCTCAAGCGCAGATTGCCGCTGACCAGGTGCTGGCCGGTAAAGTACCGGATCCTACCGGCGGCGCCACTCACTACTACGCGACCACCATGCCGAAGGCGCCTGCCTGGACGGCAAAGGCCAAACAGACATTGAAACTCGGTCGCCACCTCTTCTTCAGGGACGTGCCGTGA
- a CDS encoding YmfQ family protein → MAVARTPEQYRLQLRGLLPSGPAWDPELVPEIELVLAGVAVEFSRLEARALDLLNEMDPAGVSELVPDWEAIMGLPDACLGPNPAFEDRRLSVRRRLFEVGGQSPTYFIEIAVSQGYPNATITEHRAPRMGRSRFGAAHFGTWNAQFMWTLNTGGRQRQGRRFGVSYWGERFGANPGNALECLIRRPAPAHTVVHINYD, encoded by the coding sequence ATGGCTGTAGCGCGCACGCCCGAGCAATACCGCCTGCAGCTGCGCGGGCTGCTGCCGTCGGGGCCAGCCTGGGATCCTGAACTGGTCCCGGAGATCGAGCTGGTGCTGGCGGGGGTCGCGGTCGAATTCTCACGGCTTGAAGCGCGGGCCTTGGACCTGCTGAATGAAATGGACCCGGCGGGCGTCAGCGAACTGGTGCCGGACTGGGAGGCCATCATGGGCTTGCCGGATGCGTGCCTGGGGCCGAACCCGGCGTTTGAAGATCGGCGGCTGTCGGTGCGCCGTCGGCTGTTCGAGGTCGGCGGGCAGAGCCCGACCTACTTCATTGAGATCGCCGTCAGTCAGGGTTACCCGAACGCGACCATCACCGAACACCGAGCGCCCCGTATGGGGCGTTCGCGTTTCGGGGCGGCGCACTTTGGCACCTGGAACGCGCAGTTCATGTGGACCTTAAACACCGGCGGGCGCCAGCGGCAGGGCCGGCGCTTTGGCGTCAGCTACTGGGGCGAGCGTTTCGGCGCCAATCCGGGTAACGCACTTGAATGCCTGATTCGTCGGCCGGCGCCGGCACACACCGTTGTGCACATCAATTATGACTAA
- a CDS encoding DUF2388 domain-containing protein, with the protein MHAFSCVLFKRFTLLALLLTVPASACASCDFLKGCGDGKDGPFESTQMSGFLVFTTTMITVDGMSDMSELKKRVYSLEEIEAARYFLASDGMLQAAYFTSALQHFRQDLPDSELNDLAVAALISTQ; encoded by the coding sequence ATGCACGCGTTTAGCTGTGTTTTATTCAAGCGGTTCACCCTCCTCGCTTTACTCCTTACCGTCCCTGCCAGCGCCTGCGCCAGTTGCGATTTTTTGAAAGGCTGCGGTGATGGGAAAGATGGCCCTTTTGAATCAACCCAGATGTCTGGCTTTCTGGTTTTCACGACGACGATGATCACGGTCGATGGGATGTCGGACATGTCCGAACTGAAAAAACGTGTGTATTCGCTAGAGGAAATCGAAGCGGCGCGGTATTTCCTCGCCAGCGACGGCATGCTGCAGGCCGCGTACTTCACTTCGGCTTTGCAGCATTTTCGTCAGGATTTGCCCGACTCGGAATTGAACGACCTCGCCGTCGCGGCACTGATCAGCACTCAGTGA
- a CDS encoding IS3 family transposase (programmed frameshift): protein MTKQRRSFSAEFKREAAGLVLDQGYSHIEASRSLGVVESALRRWVNQLQQERTGVTPQSKALTPEQQKIQELEARIARLEREKSIFKKGYRALDVGRARAHALIDQLSPQEPVDWLCAVFDVTRSCYYAHRLRRRTPDVERLRLRSRVNELFTQSRSAAGSRSIVSMMQEDGEQIGRFKVRGLMRELELVSKQPGSHAYKQATVERPDIPNILNREFDVPAPNQVWCGDITYIWAQGKWHYLAVVMDLYARRVVGWALSNKPDADLVIKALDMAYEQRGRPQGLLFHSDQGSQYGSRQFRQRLWRYRMRQSMSRRGNCWDNAPMERVFRSLKTEWIPTVGYMTAQEAHRDISHYLMHRYNWIRPHQFNNGLAPAQAEKKLNVVSGIS, encoded by the exons ATGACCAAACAACGTCGTTCTTTTTCCGCTGAATTCAAACGCGAGGCCGCAGGCCTCGTGCTCGATCAAGGCTATAGCCATATCGAAGCCAGCCGCTCGCTTGGTGTGGTTGAGTCCGCGTTGCGCCGCTGGGTTAATCAGCTTCAGCAGGAGCGCACTGGCGTTACTCCGCAGAGTAAAGCGCTGACGCCAGAGCAACAGAAAATCCAGGAATTGGAAGCTCGAATCGCTCGACTTGAGCGGGAGAAATCCATTT TTAAAAAAGGCTACCGCGCTCTTGATGTCGGAAGAGCACGAGCGCACGCGCTGATTGATCAACTGAGCCCCCAAGAGCCGGTTGATTGGCTTTGCGCAGTCTTTGACGTCACTCGTTCGTGTTACTACGCCCATCGTCTCAGGCGCCGAACTCCAGACGTTGAGCGGCTTCGGTTGCGCAGCCGGGTTAACGAACTGTTTACGCAAAGTCGAAGCGCCGCCGGTAGCCGCAGCATCGTGTCGATGATGCAGGAAGACGGCGAGCAAATTGGGCGGTTCAAGGTGCGAGGCCTGATGCGGGAACTGGAGTTGGTCAGTAAACAACCTGGATCACATGCCTACAAACAAGCGACGGTTGAGCGGCCTGACATTCCGAACATATTGAATCGAGAGTTTGATGTGCCGGCGCCGAATCAGGTCTGGTGTGGCGACATCACCTACATCTGGGCTCAAGGGAAATGGCATTACCTGGCTGTCGTTATGGATCTTTACGCGCGCCGAGTGGTGGGCTGGGCGCTGTCGAACAAGCCGGATGCGGATCTGGTCATCAAGGCGTTGGACATGGCTTACGAACAGCGTGGCAGGCCTCAAGGGCTTCTGTTTCACTCGGATCAGGGCTCGCAATATGGCAGTCGCCAGTTTCGCCAACGGCTCTGGCGTTACCGCATGCGCCAAAGCATGAGCCGTCGTGGAAACTGCTGGGATAACGCGCCGATGGAGCGTGTGTTTCGCAGCTTGAAAACTGAATGGATACCGACCGTGGGCTACATGACAGCTCAAGAAGCGCACCGCGACATCAGTCATTACCTGATGCATCGGTACAACTGGATTAGACCGCACCAATTCAACAACGGACTGGCCCCAGCTCAGGCCGAGAAAAAACTTAACGTCGTGTCCGGGATTAGTTGA
- the dusA gene encoding tRNA dihydrouridine(20/20a) synthase DusA, which produces MVQNTHSRPVNSSPALSRRFSVAPMMDWTDRHCRFFLRLLSKNALLYTEMVTTGALLNGDHERFLRHNEAEHPLALQLGGSVPLDLAACARMAQEHGYDEVNLNVGCPSDRVQNNMIGACLMGHPQLVADCVKAMRDAVSIPVTVKHRIGINGRDSYAELCDFVGTVRDAGCTSFTVHARIAILEGLSPKENRDIPPLRYDVAAQLKADFPALEIVLNGGIKTMEACHEHLQTFDGVMLGREAYHNPYLLAEVDQQLFGSSAPVISRAEALAQLRPYIAEHLLAGGSMHHITRHVLGLGTGFPGARKFRQLLSVDIHKAKDPLALLDQAAELLAGR; this is translated from the coding sequence ATGGTACAGAACACCCACTCCAGACCAGTAAATTCAAGCCCTGCGCTGTCTCGGCGCTTCAGCGTCGCCCCCATGATGGATTGGACTGACCGCCATTGCCGTTTCTTCCTACGCCTCCTGTCGAAGAACGCTCTGCTCTACACCGAAATGGTCACCACCGGTGCGCTGCTCAACGGTGATCACGAACGTTTCCTTCGTCACAACGAAGCTGAACACCCGTTGGCCTTGCAGTTAGGCGGTAGCGTCCCTCTCGATCTAGCCGCCTGCGCCCGCATGGCCCAGGAGCACGGTTACGACGAGGTGAACCTCAACGTTGGCTGCCCGAGCGATCGTGTGCAGAACAACATGATCGGCGCGTGCCTGATGGGTCACCCGCAACTGGTGGCGGATTGTGTGAAGGCGATGCGTGATGCGGTGTCGATTCCGGTGACGGTGAAACATCGCATCGGCATCAACGGTCGGGACAGTTACGCGGAGCTATGCGATTTCGTCGGCACAGTTCGTGATGCCGGGTGTACCAGTTTTACGGTGCATGCGCGGATTGCGATTCTGGAGGGGTTGTCGCCGAAGGAGAATCGCGACATTCCGCCGTTGCGTTATGACGTTGCTGCGCAGCTGAAGGCAGATTTTCCGGCGTTGGAGATTGTGCTGAACGGCGGGATCAAGACGATGGAGGCCTGCCATGAGCATTTGCAGACGTTCGACGGTGTGATGTTGGGGCGTGAGGCTTATCACAATCCGTATTTGCTGGCGGAGGTGGATCAGCAGTTGTTCGGCAGTTCGGCTCCGGTGATCAGTCGGGCTGAGGCGTTGGCGCAGTTGCGGCCTTACATTGCCGAGCATTTGCTGGCGGGTGGGTCGATGCATCACATCACGCGGCATGTGCTGGGCCTGGGCACCGGGTTTCCCGGGGCGCGTAAATTCCGCCAGTTGTTGTCGGTGGATATTCACAAGGCCAAGGATCCGTTGGCGTTGCTGGATCAGGCGGCGGAGTTGTTGGCGGGTCGTTGA
- the tnpC gene encoding IS66 family transposase, giving the protein MTSSPNLDQMTPEQLRALAAQLLSKVDTMGRKIHRDETIIEQLSHEIAILKRHKFAKRSEQISLAQGNLLDDLLTTDLEAIEAELNALRPAPTSDETRQKPKRAPLPPQFPRTVIRHEPENTQCVCGCQLQRIGEDVSEKLDYTPGVFTVEQHVRGKWACRQCETLIQAPVPAQVIDKGIPTAGLLAHVMVAKFADHLPLYRQEKIFGRAGLAIPRSTLAQWVGQTGVQLQPLVDALREAVLAQRVVHADETPVQMLAPGEKKTHRAYVWAYCTTPFSALKAVVYDFSPSRAGEHARNFLGTWNGKLVCDDFAGYKASFELGITEIGCMAHARRKFFDLHVTNKSQLAEQALHSIGGLYEVERQAKDISDEERWRLRQEIAVPIAQKLHEWMLAQRDLVPEGSATTKALDYSLKRWVALTRYLDDGAVPIDNNPVENTIRPWALGRSNWLFAGSLRSGKRAAAIMSLIQSARMNGHDPYAYLKDVLTRLPTQKASEIEHLLPHQWMPG; this is encoded by the coding sequence ATGACTTCCTCTCCCAATCTCGACCAAATGACACCCGAACAACTGCGCGCACTCGCTGCGCAGTTGCTGTCGAAGGTCGACACCATGGGCCGAAAAATCCATCGTGACGAGACGATCATCGAGCAGCTCTCTCACGAGATTGCCATCCTCAAGCGGCACAAGTTCGCCAAGCGCAGCGAACAGATCAGCCTGGCGCAAGGCAACTTGCTCGATGACCTGCTCACCACTGACCTTGAGGCTATCGAGGCAGAACTGAACGCGCTTCGTCCCGCCCCAACGTCGGACGAAACCCGCCAAAAACCCAAGCGCGCGCCGCTGCCGCCGCAGTTCCCACGTACCGTCATTCGTCACGAGCCAGAGAACACCCAGTGTGTCTGCGGGTGTCAGCTTCAGCGCATCGGCGAAGACGTCAGCGAGAAGCTGGATTACACGCCGGGCGTGTTTACCGTTGAGCAGCATGTACGTGGAAAGTGGGCCTGCCGCCAGTGCGAAACACTGATCCAAGCACCGGTGCCGGCCCAGGTGATCGACAAGGGCATCCCGACCGCAGGCCTGCTGGCGCATGTGATGGTGGCCAAATTCGCTGATCATCTGCCGCTGTACCGGCAAGAAAAGATCTTTGGCCGTGCAGGCCTGGCGATCCCGCGTTCAACGCTGGCTCAGTGGGTGGGCCAAACTGGCGTACAGCTACAACCGCTGGTGGATGCACTGCGCGAAGCGGTGCTGGCTCAGCGAGTCGTGCATGCCGATGAAACGCCGGTGCAGATGCTGGCGCCCGGCGAGAAGAAAACGCACCGAGCTTATGTCTGGGCTTATTGCACCACGCCGTTCTCGGCACTGAAGGCCGTTGTCTACGACTTCAGCCCCAGCCGTGCTGGCGAACATGCACGGAACTTCCTTGGCACGTGGAACGGCAAGCTGGTCTGTGATGACTTCGCGGGTTACAAGGCCAGCTTCGAGCTGGGCATCACCGAAATCGGCTGCATGGCGCATGCCCGCCGTAAGTTCTTCGACCTGCATGTGACGAACAAAAGCCAGTTGGCCGAGCAAGCGCTGCACTCAATCGGCGGGCTGTACGAAGTTGAACGGCAGGCCAAAGACATAAGTGATGAAGAACGATGGCGATTACGCCAAGAAATAGCGGTGCCCATTGCACAGAAATTACATGAGTGGATGCTGGCTCAGCGCGACCTCGTGCCCGAGGGCTCGGCCACGACCAAGGCTCTGGATTACAGCTTGAAACGCTGGGTAGCGCTGACGCGCTACCTGGATGATGGTGCCGTGCCCATCGACAACAACCCGGTGGAGAACACGATCAGGCCATGGGCGCTTGGGCGCTCCAATTGGTTGTTCGCAGGGTCTCTGCGCAGTGGCAAACGAGCGGCAGCGATCATGAGTTTGATCCAGTCGGCACGCATGAACGGGCATGATCCGTACGCGTATCTCAAGGATGTACTGACGCGATTGCCGACGCAGAAAGCCAGTGAGATCGAGCATCTACTGCCGCATCAATGGATGCCTGGCTGA
- the tnpB gene encoding IS66 family insertion sequence element accessory protein TnpB (TnpB, as the term is used for proteins encoded by IS66 family insertion elements, is considered an accessory protein, since TnpC, encoded by a neighboring gene, is a DDE family transposase.), whose product MIRIDAIWLATEPMDMRAGTETALARVVAVFGAAKPHCAYLFANRRANRMKVLVHDGVGIWLAARRLNQGKFHWPGTHRGLEVGLDAEQLQALVLGLPWQRVGANGAITMI is encoded by the coding sequence ATGATACGCATCGACGCCATCTGGCTCGCCACTGAGCCCATGGACATGCGCGCCGGCACCGAAACTGCGTTGGCCCGCGTGGTCGCCGTGTTCGGTGCGGCGAAGCCGCACTGCGCTTATCTGTTCGCCAACCGCCGGGCCAACCGGATGAAGGTGCTGGTGCACGATGGCGTGGGCATCTGGCTTGCCGCACGGCGTTTGAACCAAGGCAAGTTTCACTGGCCTGGCACTCATCGCGGTTTGGAAGTCGGGCTCGACGCTGAACAACTTCAAGCGCTGGTGCTCGGTTTGCCATGGCAGCGAGTTGGCGCTAACGGCGCAATCACAATGATTTAG
- a CDS encoding undecaprenyl-diphosphate phosphatase, translated as MDFWTLFQVLILGAVEGLTEFLPISSTGHQIIVADLLDFGGERAMAFNIIIQLGAILAVVWEFRPKIVEIVKGLPTERNAQRFTLNLLIAFLPAVVLGVLFADTIHQYLFNPITVAVALVVGGIVMLWAEQRSHVVSVDHVDDMRWSHALKVGFVQCLAMIPGTSRSGSTIIGGLLFGLSRKAATEVSFFLAMPTMVGAAVYSGYKYRDLFQQSDLPVFALGFVTAFIFAMIAVRGLLKFIANHSYAAFAWYRIAFGLLILATWQFGWVNWTAAAAS; from the coding sequence ATGGATTTCTGGACTCTTTTCCAGGTGTTGATTTTAGGTGCGGTAGAAGGCCTGACCGAGTTTCTGCCCATCTCAAGTACGGGCCACCAGATTATCGTCGCCGACTTGCTGGACTTCGGCGGTGAACGCGCCATGGCGTTCAACATCATTATTCAGCTCGGCGCCATTCTTGCCGTGGTCTGGGAGTTTCGGCCGAAGATCGTTGAAATCGTCAAAGGCCTGCCCACCGAACGCAACGCACAACGCTTCACCCTCAACCTGTTGATCGCCTTTCTTCCTGCCGTGGTGTTGGGCGTTCTGTTTGCTGACACAATCCATCAATACCTGTTCAACCCAATCACCGTTGCCGTCGCTCTGGTCGTCGGTGGCATCGTCATGTTGTGGGCCGAACAACGCAGCCACGTGGTGAGCGTCGACCATGTCGATGACATGCGCTGGTCTCACGCGCTGAAGGTCGGTTTCGTACAGTGCCTGGCGATGATCCCGGGCACCTCGCGCTCTGGCTCGACCATCATCGGCGGCCTGCTGTTCGGCCTCTCGCGCAAAGCCGCCACCGAGGTCTCGTTCTTCCTGGCCATGCCGACCATGGTCGGTGCCGCCGTGTACTCAGGCTACAAATACCGCGACCTGTTCCAGCAAAGCGACCTGCCGGTCTTCGCCCTCGGCTTCGTCACTGCATTCATCTTCGCGATGATCGCCGTGCGCGGTTTGCTCAAGTTCATCGCCAACCACAGCTACGCCGCGTTCGCCTGGTATCGGATCGCGTTTGGCTTGTTGATTCTGGCAACGTGGCAGTTTGGCTGGGTCAACTGGACCGCCGCAGCGGCAAGCTAA
- the tnpA gene encoding IS66-like element accessory protein TnpA, translated as MRQRSSYPKPFKAQVVQECLKPGASVSSVAISHGINANVIRKWLPIYRDKPVAPLPAFVPLQPMPKRHADEAVVIALPLGDKAITVKWPITDPDGCARFIRSLSQ; from the coding sequence ATGCGCCAACGAAGCTCCTATCCCAAACCCTTCAAGGCCCAGGTTGTGCAGGAATGCCTGAAACCCGGTGCCTCAGTTTCCAGCGTCGCCATCAGCCACGGCATCAATGCCAACGTGATTCGCAAGTGGCTGCCGATTTACCGTGATAAACCTGTCGCGCCACTTCCCGCGTTTGTACCGCTGCAACCAATGCCTAAACGGCACGCTGATGAAGCGGTGGTGATCGCACTGCCGCTGGGCGACAAAGCCATCACGGTCAAATGGCCCATCACCGACCCGGACGGCTGCGCACGTTTTATCCGCAGCCTCTCGCAATGA
- a CDS encoding winged helix-turn-helix domain-containing protein, giving the protein METSTTLPRKYFVVVTHSTTSQRELESILSSERFNSFGTSQAQMFIEGANSPSSAPVLMEFTYPSGTRKNVTRTIEHDTQRILATLESEWLAAQSANPFHGTPAVTTEAGNPSPAFESAPAYTETWHLDNDQGALIKEDIEISLTGLETALVRKMLHHEERVVSRDELILSIGREPEQYRGLEMCLSRLQDKFKSASNGERLFRAVRNRGYCLIQEIVA; this is encoded by the coding sequence ATGGAAACTAGTACAACCCTCCCCAGAAAATATTTTGTTGTCGTGACTCACAGTACAACATCGCAGCGCGAACTCGAGAGCATCCTTTCCAGCGAACGGTTCAATTCGTTTGGTACGTCTCAGGCGCAAATGTTTATTGAAGGTGCCAATTCGCCCTCTTCCGCCCCCGTGTTGATGGAGTTCACTTACCCAAGCGGCACACGAAAGAACGTTACCCGCACTATCGAACATGATACTCAGCGCATATTGGCCACGCTTGAGTCCGAATGGCTTGCCGCTCAATCGGCGAATCCATTTCACGGCACTCCAGCAGTAACCACTGAAGCCGGCAACCCGTCGCCCGCTTTCGAAAGCGCTCCCGCCTACACCGAGACCTGGCATCTCGACAATGATCAAGGCGCATTGATCAAAGAAGACATAGAGATCAGTCTCACCGGACTGGAAACTGCGCTGGTCAGGAAGATGCTGCACCACGAAGAGCGCGTTGTCAGTCGCGACGAGTTAATCCTCAGCATAGGCCGAGAGCCGGAGCAATACCGTGGGCTGGAGATGTGCCTGAGTCGCCTGCAAGACAAATTCAAAAGCGCCAGCAATGGTGAGCGACTGTTCCGCGCCGTAAGAAACCGCGGATATTGCCTCATTCAAGAAATCGTGGCTTAA
- a CDS encoding winged helix-turn-helix domain-containing protein has translation MMLSGNLATRSPRPTNDEPGVLTLGRTRGVADQFRALLAKHVRSDMALDTDAYTSSCKHHEHTGSYRAIFIVIDSPQALEDNLALVENLRTDNLKPIICAVITGRGAFNKIKYFLAGADFCIKLNTLSDEGAELLGEFFNSEEWQRDINLTLDPTRICLSGTSKKLDISFAEMKILEAFAQTGNHILSHDEIANIMGLNTNFYDPRALEKSISRLRGKIKDMYGTNAIQSIRGYGYRLMRGLISTA, from the coding sequence ATGATGCTCTCAGGGAACTTGGCGACTAGAAGTCCGCGCCCGACAAACGACGAACCCGGTGTTCTAACGCTGGGCCGCACCCGTGGTGTGGCCGACCAATTTAGAGCGCTGCTCGCCAAGCACGTGCGCAGCGATATGGCACTTGATACCGACGCCTACACTAGTTCCTGCAAGCACCATGAACACACGGGCTCGTATCGAGCCATCTTCATTGTCATCGATAGCCCGCAGGCCCTCGAAGACAATCTCGCGCTGGTGGAGAACCTGCGCACCGACAACTTGAAACCGATCATTTGCGCGGTCATCACCGGTCGCGGTGCCTTCAACAAGATCAAGTATTTTCTTGCCGGGGCGGACTTCTGTATCAAGCTCAATACTCTTTCCGACGAGGGCGCCGAGTTGCTTGGCGAGTTCTTCAACAGCGAAGAATGGCAGCGAGATATCAATCTTACGCTCGACCCTACTCGAATCTGCCTGTCGGGCACCAGCAAGAAGCTGGATATTTCTTTTGCTGAAATGAAGATCCTGGAAGCGTTTGCGCAAACCGGCAATCACATCCTCAGCCATGATGAAATCGCTAACATCATGGGGCTCAATACCAATTTCTACGACCCCCGGGCGCTGGAAAAATCAATCAGCCGCTTGCGTGGAAAAATCAAGGACATGTATGGTACAAACGCGATTCAGAGCATCCGCGGCTATGGCTATCGCCTGATGCGGGGCCTGATATCGACTGCCTGA
- a CDS encoding lysis system i-spanin subunit Rz: MTLVHKLIGLLVLVMALMGGSAALSWQIQDWRFGKQLSELAGLHQDDLSAISNAAAAQVRADQGKRAALERRLAASDETHHKELTDAQTNQARLRDRLATSDLRLSVLLDAADPASDCALSAGSEADGVVHGGARARLDPAHAQRIVAITDAGDQGLIALAACQAYVREVSR; this comes from the coding sequence ATGACGCTGGTGCACAAACTCATCGGTTTGCTGGTGCTGGTCATGGCACTGATGGGTGGGAGCGCGGCGCTGAGTTGGCAAATTCAGGATTGGCGGTTCGGCAAGCAGCTCTCGGAGCTGGCCGGGCTGCACCAGGACGACCTGAGCGCCATCAGCAACGCGGCCGCTGCTCAGGTGCGAGCCGATCAGGGCAAGCGCGCGGCCCTTGAGCGGCGCCTGGCGGCCAGCGACGAAACTCACCACAAGGAACTGACCGATGCTCAAACCAATCAGGCTCGCCTGCGTGATCGCCTTGCCACTTCTGATTTGCGGCTGTCAGTCCTCCTCGACGCTGCGGATCCAGCCAGTGACTGCGCATTGTCAGCCGGTTCCGAAGCCGACGGCGTGGTTCATGGAGGAGCGCGTGCCCGACTTGACCCAGCGCATGCTCAACGAATTGTCGCCATCACCGACGCAGGCGACCAAGGACTGATCGCGCTTGCAGCCTGCCAGGCTTACGTGCGGGAAGTATCACGCTGA
- a CDS encoding class I SAM-dependent methyltransferase, with translation MWQAIKERLQPAKASETQQNAELEAQHLREQCQALTKQNEVLESALARFSSAITPQSPGTSPPRAASNIIIDEKFRSYYRGVLLDTFYKDNPMIDITNEEVFARDLDAHTERRFRVFENLIESWLKIAASNMHEMTAIEIGSGTGSSTLAFASQVKKLVSFEIDEKATDAAEARLHHFGLNNVDFRRELFSPEAEIVKSGEPVHMIVLCAVLEHMTLAERREALQTAWKLLVPGGFLVVTDTPNRFAVFDDHTSLLPYYSALPPDIQHEYIKFSPRKDLVTSIANTHEDDIAETITRWGSGISYHDFELAIGKDIHKHIILDGYEL, from the coding sequence ATGTGGCAAGCCATCAAGGAACGACTACAACCGGCGAAGGCGAGCGAGACTCAGCAGAATGCAGAACTGGAGGCTCAGCACCTTCGCGAGCAGTGCCAGGCGCTCACAAAGCAGAATGAAGTTTTGGAGTCTGCACTTGCCCGATTTTCTTCGGCGATAACTCCGCAATCACCAGGGACAAGTCCACCCCGGGCTGCGTCGAACATCATCATCGACGAGAAATTCCGCTCATACTATCGCGGGGTATTGCTCGATACGTTCTACAAAGACAACCCCATGATCGACATCACGAACGAAGAAGTATTCGCACGTGACCTTGACGCTCATACAGAGCGAAGATTTAGGGTCTTTGAGAACTTAATCGAGTCGTGGCTCAAGATCGCAGCCTCGAACATGCATGAGATGACCGCAATTGAAATCGGATCAGGAACTGGTTCGAGCACGCTAGCCTTCGCCTCCCAAGTCAAAAAACTTGTCAGCTTTGAGATTGATGAAAAGGCCACAGACGCTGCGGAAGCACGCCTTCATCATTTCGGGTTGAACAATGTCGACTTTCGACGCGAACTGTTCTCGCCAGAAGCGGAAATCGTGAAGTCGGGGGAGCCAGTACACATGATTGTGTTGTGTGCTGTGCTTGAGCACATGACACTTGCGGAGCGGCGCGAGGCCCTGCAAACGGCTTGGAAGTTATTGGTCCCTGGTGGATTTCTCGTTGTAACAGATACACCAAACCGTTTCGCGGTGTTCGATGATCATACAAGTCTGCTGCCGTATTACTCGGCCCTGCCTCCTGACATTCAGCACGAGTATATAAAGTTTTCGCCACGCAAAGACCTTGTTACCTCTATTGCAAATACACATGAAGACGATATCGCTGAAACCATAACGCGCTGGGGTTCAGGGATTTCTTACCATGACTTTGAGTTGGCCATCGGTAAGGATATCCACAAACACATCATCCTTGATGGGTATGAGCTGTAG